From Anopheles darlingi chromosome 2, idAnoDarlMG_H_01, whole genome shotgun sequence, the proteins below share one genomic window:
- the LOC125949860 gene encoding uncharacterized protein LOC125949860, producing the protein MALRNVNDNEDVGSRRLVLWTRALIFRLIDALREEPMLWNQQHPNFKLRSKKKVALMKIARDLQLPVPAVRQKIDVLKGTFHKYRRALQARGGDLPEKTWFAYERLMFLAPDDQSSIASNVVSVKMDEEEETTYSIAYNIQENRRETIPPRAYDSPPSPTKPSRLRSRLECSQTAKEKLVQVIDEGTNRKEEHTWPNVLAATVGLMVRQAGPRSEPEMWRLQDSLIQLMRRFHKGEFAEDRLHESTEEIM; encoded by the exons ATGGCACTCCGTAACGTTAATGATAACGAAGACGTTGGGAGCCGTCGTCTAGTTTTG TGGACTCGGGCGCTAATTTTCCGACTGATTGATGCGTTGCGCGAAGAACCGATGTTGTGgaatcagcagcatccaaacTTTAAGCTTCGCTCAAAAAAGAAAGTAGCCCTGATGAAGATTGCTCGGGATTTGCAGCTACCTGTTCCCGCCGTGCGCCAGAAAATAGACGTGCTAAAAGGGACATTTCATAAATACAGGAGAGCTCTTCAAGCGCGTGGTGGAGATCTACCTGAAAAAACCTGGTTCGCTTACGAGAGGCTCATGTTTTTAGCACCTGACGATCAATCTTCTATCGCATCCAACGTTGTAAGCGTCAAGatggatgaagaggaagag ACAACGTACAGCATAGCATACAACATACAGGAAAATCGGAGAGAAACAATACCGCCCCGAGCTTACGATTCTCCACCATCACCTACCAAACCATCACGGCTAAGGAGTCGGTTGGAATGTTCGCAAACCGCCAAAGAAAAACTGGTGCAGGTCATCGACGAAGGTACGAACAGGAAGGAAGAGCACACGTGGCCCAACGTATTGGCTGCAACCGTCGGTTTGATGGTACGCCAAGCGGGTCCGCGGTCCGAACCGGAAATGTGGCGGCTACAAGACTCTCTGATTCAATTGATGCGCCGATTTCACAAGGGCGAGTTTGCAGAGGATCGGCTACATGAATCGACAGAGGAGATAATGTAA
- the LOC125949853 gene encoding lysosome-associated membrane glycoprotein 2-like, with translation MGSLRVSLLCLVVVAGLTICSAQNDVQPPPVPTTTTTTTTEPPSTTTTASTTVEPKTTTTEAPTTTTTTTTPRPSTTTVEPTTSTEAPITTTAVPPKPTPVPDPEMGTWSYAENNKTCVIAQMAMQFNLSYYDDANATRNVLYNIPSNATVKSGSCANESNYIELQWPTSETSSQQSTLIIVFALNSTENDFALTELKLNLSTAGPAFPNAKAGEYVVLSNNQTLFKTPRKMSYHCNKPQVLNMTVNATALGQPTVVVTKLQLEAFHEKGTNKFSIAKDCDAIDTPDIVPIAVGCALVTLIIIMLIAYLVGRNSASGQGYVSF, from the exons ATGGGCTCCCTCCGCGTATCGCTTctgtgcctggtggtggtggctggcttGACGATTTGCAGTG CTCAAAATGATGTTCAGCCTCCACCCgtcccaacgacgacgacaacgacgacaactgAACCACCaagtacgacgacgactgcatCCACCACCGTTGAACCTAAAACCACAACGACAGaggcaccaacaacaacgaccaccaccacgaccccCAGACCGTCTACAACGACCGTCGAACCTACCACGTCCACGGAGGCACCCATCACAACAACGGCCGTTCCGCCGAAACCAACGCCAGTGCCAGATCCGGAGATGGGAACCTGGAGCTACGctgaaaacaacaaaacctgCGTCATCGCCCAAATGGCCATGCAGTTCAACTTGAGCTATTACGACGATG CTAACGCAACCCGTAACGTGCTGTACAACATCCCGAGCAATGCCACCGTAAAGTCTGGATCTTGCGCCAACGAATCGAACTACATTGAGCTGCAGTGGCCTACGAGTGAAACTAGCAGCCAGCAAAGTACGCTGATAATTGTGTTCGCTCTGAATTCCACGGAAAACGATTTCGCTCTTACCGAATTGAAGCTCAATTTGTCCACCGCGGGTCCGGCATTCCCGAATGCCAAGG CTGGCGAATATGTGGTCCTTAGCAACAATCAGACGCTGTTCAAAACGCCGCGCAAGATGTCGTACCACTGCAACAAGCCGCAGGTGCTGAACATGACCGTCAATGCGACCGCACTGGGACAGCCAACGGTTGTCGTGACCAAGCTACAGCTCGAGGCGTTCCATGAGAAGGGAACCAACAAGTTCTCCATCGCCAAGGACTGCGATGCCATCGATACACCCGATATTGTGCCGATTGCCGTGGGATGTGCGCTGGTGACGCTGATCATCATTATGCTCATTGCCTACTTGGTGGGACGCAACAGTGCCAGCGGTCAGGGATACGTTAGCTTTTAA
- the LOC125949844 gene encoding alpha-taxilin isoform X2, protein MEVSNGEPRSNAEAKKLLREERQREAKIEEQLTKALSGMTVEEKYTTVYKRLVESEKENRRLQALHKQYDRTLDASKRERENLILEHDKMVMTKTKLEALCRELQRQNKTIKDDSLAQIQLEEDRRKETQEKFQQSLNEIQLVMNENNEKNMKLKEDNMEMAKKFKVILEQYEKRDQQMDKMNKQMELVTQLSDAKLAKMTMESNTQKEQFLAEKQIMLLEIQSTKKQLLELQAVEGHLRSQLNLYSDRYGEFQDSLKKSRSIYEGYQDDMKKMSKKMKLLEKETMAWKSRWETSNATVQKMLDDQIAREKQMTKTTRQLSQLQKLCRTLQAERATYLAALKEANLPLPAASVTEGDIAEEKSDETTDSATVEPPAKDSQVNGHEVAVSEPASSVQEEKPIVAGAVET, encoded by the exons ATGGAAGTATCCAACGGAGAGCCACGCAGCAATGCCGAAGCAAAGAAGCTGCTGCGGGAAGAACGGCAACGTGAGGCCAAGATCGAGGAACAGCTAACAAAAGCACTCAGCGGAATGACGGTGGAAGAGAAGTATACCACGGTCTACAAGCGGTTGGTGGAATCGGAGAAAGAAAACCGGCGGTTACAGGCACTGCACAAGCAGTACGATCGTACGCTCGATGCTTCGAAGCGCGAACGGGAAAACCTCATTCTCGAGCACGACAAGATGGTCATGACGAAGACAAAGCTCGAGGCGCTCTGCCGTGAGCTGCAGcgccaaaacaaaaccatcaaggACGACAGCCTCGCCCAGATACAGCTGGAGGAGGATCGCCGCAAGGAAACGCAGGAAAAGTTCCAGCAGTCGCTGAACGAGATACAGCTGGTGATGAAcgagaacaacgaaaaaaacatgaaGCTAAAGGAGGATAATATGGAGATGGCCAAAAA GTTCAAGGTGATCCTCGAGCAGTACGAAAAGCGGGACCAACAGATGGACAAGATGAACAAACAGATGGAGCTAGTGACGCAGCTGAGCGATGCCAAGCTGGCCAAAATGACGATGGAATCCAACACACAGAAGGAACAGTTTTTGGC AGAGAAACAGATTATGCTGCTGGAGATACAATCGACGAAAAAGCAGTTACTTGAGCTGCAGGCAGTCGAGGGCCACTTACGGAGCCAGCTGAACTTGTACTCCGACCGATACGGCGAGTTCCAGGATTCGCTCAAAAAGAGCAGAAGCATTTACGAAGGCTATCAGGATGACATGAAGAAG AtgtcgaagaagatgaaattgCTCGAAAAGGAAACCATGGCGTGGAAATCGCGATGGGAAACGAGCAATGCCACCGTGCAGAAGATGCTGGACGATCAGATCGCTCGCGAGAAGCAGATGACCAAAACGACGCGGCAACTGTCGCAGCTGCAGAAGCTGTGCCGCACGCTCCAGGCAGAACGTGCCACGTATCTGGCCGCCTTGAAGGAAGCAAACTTGCCACTGCCAGCCGCATCCGTCACCGAGGGTGACATTGCAGAGGAGAAATCTGACGAAACGACGGATAGTGCGACCGTCGAGCCACCGGCGAAGGATAGTCAGGTGAACGGCCATGAGGTAGCGGTTAGCGAACCGGCATCGTCGGTACAGGAAGAGAAACCGATCGTTGCTGGCGCGGTGGAGACGTAG
- the LOC125949844 gene encoding alpha-taxilin isoform X1: MADVATKAVPTMEVSNGEPRSNAEAKKLLREERQREAKIEEQLTKALSGMTVEEKYTTVYKRLVESEKENRRLQALHKQYDRTLDASKRERENLILEHDKMVMTKTKLEALCRELQRQNKTIKDDSLAQIQLEEDRRKETQEKFQQSLNEIQLVMNENNEKNMKLKEDNMEMAKKFKVILEQYEKRDQQMDKMNKQMELVTQLSDAKLAKMTMESNTQKEQFLAEKQIMLLEIQSTKKQLLELQAVEGHLRSQLNLYSDRYGEFQDSLKKSRSIYEGYQDDMKKMSKKMKLLEKETMAWKSRWETSNATVQKMLDDQIAREKQMTKTTRQLSQLQKLCRTLQAERATYLAALKEANLPLPAASVTEGDIAEEKSDETTDSATVEPPAKDSQVNGHEVAVSEPASSVQEEKPIVAGAVET, encoded by the exons ATGGCAG ACGTTGCAACCAAAGCAGTCCCAACAATGGAAGTATCCAACGGAGAGCCACGCAGCAATGCCGAAGCAAAGAAGCTGCTGCGGGAAGAACGGCAACGTGAGGCCAAGATCGAGGAACAGCTAACAAAAGCACTCAGCGGAATGACGGTGGAAGAGAAGTATACCACGGTCTACAAGCGGTTGGTGGAATCGGAGAAAGAAAACCGGCGGTTACAGGCACTGCACAAGCAGTACGATCGTACGCTCGATGCTTCGAAGCGCGAACGGGAAAACCTCATTCTCGAGCACGACAAGATGGTCATGACGAAGACAAAGCTCGAGGCGCTCTGCCGTGAGCTGCAGcgccaaaacaaaaccatcaaggACGACAGCCTCGCCCAGATACAGCTGGAGGAGGATCGCCGCAAGGAAACGCAGGAAAAGTTCCAGCAGTCGCTGAACGAGATACAGCTGGTGATGAAcgagaacaacgaaaaaaacatgaaGCTAAAGGAGGATAATATGGAGATGGCCAAAAA GTTCAAGGTGATCCTCGAGCAGTACGAAAAGCGGGACCAACAGATGGACAAGATGAACAAACAGATGGAGCTAGTGACGCAGCTGAGCGATGCCAAGCTGGCCAAAATGACGATGGAATCCAACACACAGAAGGAACAGTTTTTGGC AGAGAAACAGATTATGCTGCTGGAGATACAATCGACGAAAAAGCAGTTACTTGAGCTGCAGGCAGTCGAGGGCCACTTACGGAGCCAGCTGAACTTGTACTCCGACCGATACGGCGAGTTCCAGGATTCGCTCAAAAAGAGCAGAAGCATTTACGAAGGCTATCAGGATGACATGAAGAAG AtgtcgaagaagatgaaattgCTCGAAAAGGAAACCATGGCGTGGAAATCGCGATGGGAAACGAGCAATGCCACCGTGCAGAAGATGCTGGACGATCAGATCGCTCGCGAGAAGCAGATGACCAAAACGACGCGGCAACTGTCGCAGCTGCAGAAGCTGTGCCGCACGCTCCAGGCAGAACGTGCCACGTATCTGGCCGCCTTGAAGGAAGCAAACTTGCCACTGCCAGCCGCATCCGTCACCGAGGGTGACATTGCAGAGGAGAAATCTGACGAAACGACGGATAGTGCGACCGTCGAGCCACCGGCGAAGGATAGTCAGGTGAACGGCCATGAGGTAGCGGTTAGCGAACCGGCATCGTCGGTACAGGAAGAGAAACCGATCGTTGCTGGCGCGGTGGAGACGTAG